In Thalassotalea fonticola, a single genomic region encodes these proteins:
- a CDS encoding reprolysin-like metallopeptidase, with the protein MKLFSPVKFIFVYVSMISSQAFAQGTASSLWIEQDQHSNIIQSKSNQAKALFNIKAKNSRLLSANINALNKQLKTAHLQLELPLPNGQLVTFNLQQNSVLPQSLSAKYPTIKTFTGMQVGNPKNSGRFDISSNGFHGAFNHNGETVYIDPQQRGNNELYLSYYKKDALPLTTKVTDSTKEASREQISAELTALAAKTTGLTSINKRYRIAFSTSAEYSVFHGNTKEQVLAAIVTLVNRMNAVFSRDLAVEFILADNSDAVIFLAPQKPDGSYDYSQDPFDNTDNGVYENPAIAEQYIGNTNYDIGHLLTTGAGGLAGVGVICDNEEFIDGGVNYGGPWKAVGVTGSEAPTNDSFYIDFVAHELGHQLGAEHSFNSLSGACSGNRWSDSAFEPGSGSTIMAYTGICAPTNLQTNSDDYFHINSILEMRDYLINSPYGNSCGAGFTPDESLNQPPVVDAGVNFTIPVNTPFTLTATASDDNNVLTYAWEQYDLGTASFDPETMIDNGDRPIFRSFKPTTNPARTFPQLASVLSGELVIGENYPTTTRTLNFKVTARDEQGGVAVDATLVNVLANAGPFVLTEPANNDYWSEQAQSLVRWDVANTEDINGVNCQYVDIEFSANGGQSFDFILATETENDGEQLINTPVVNSKTSRLKITCTDNVFFALSTSDFQVFNSTAENIAPEIVAQYPLEVYEDNELTISLTDLVVVDADNKFPEQFSLSITASEHYHVLENTIIVDENFNGELGVPVTVNDGEDDSNSFMLTVTVLAVNDVPVAVDDTFTVPYQSASSLLDVLVNDSDVDINDSLSIASVTYNGQGAVTINNNQLSYTPPTKYSGSEMLTYQVADSLGARTSAQVTITVEPKHNSGSSGGTLAWLNLYAFMLLCWRVKSSSLKN; encoded by the coding sequence ATGAAGTTGTTTTCACCTGTTAAGTTTATCTTTGTTTATGTGAGTATGATCTCATCTCAAGCCTTTGCGCAAGGAACAGCTTCTTCTTTATGGATTGAGCAAGATCAACATAGCAATATTATTCAAAGTAAAAGTAATCAAGCAAAGGCTTTGTTCAATATTAAAGCCAAAAATTCACGTTTATTATCAGCAAATATTAACGCTTTAAATAAACAGTTGAAAACAGCGCACTTGCAACTTGAACTGCCATTACCAAATGGCCAGTTAGTAACATTTAATTTGCAGCAAAATTCAGTGCTTCCACAATCACTTTCTGCCAAGTATCCAACAATAAAAACATTTACTGGTATGCAAGTTGGTAATCCTAAAAATAGTGGCCGATTCGATATTAGCAGTAATGGCTTTCATGGTGCGTTTAATCATAATGGCGAAACAGTATACATTGACCCACAACAACGTGGTAATAATGAGTTATACCTGAGCTACTATAAAAAAGATGCTCTACCGCTAACGACAAAGGTAACTGACAGTACTAAGGAAGCTAGCCGTGAGCAAATTAGTGCCGAATTAACTGCTTTAGCCGCAAAAACTACGGGGTTAACCTCAATAAATAAACGCTATCGTATCGCATTTTCAACATCAGCTGAATACAGCGTATTTCATGGTAATACCAAGGAACAAGTGTTAGCAGCTATCGTCACTTTAGTTAATCGCATGAATGCGGTGTTTAGTCGTGATTTGGCGGTTGAATTTATCTTGGCTGATAATTCTGATGCGGTAATATTTTTAGCTCCGCAAAAACCTGACGGCAGTTACGATTATTCACAGGACCCATTTGATAATACTGACAATGGCGTATATGAAAATCCAGCGATAGCCGAACAATACATTGGCAACACAAATTATGATATAGGCCACTTGTTAACAACTGGCGCAGGTGGCTTAGCGGGTGTTGGTGTTATTTGTGATAATGAAGAATTTATTGATGGTGGGGTAAACTATGGTGGCCCATGGAAAGCTGTAGGCGTAACCGGTAGTGAAGCACCAACGAATGACAGTTTTTATATTGATTTTGTCGCTCATGAATTAGGTCATCAACTAGGCGCTGAGCACAGTTTTAACTCGTTAAGTGGTGCTTGCTCGGGAAATCGCTGGAGTGATTCTGCCTTCGAACCTGGCAGCGGGTCAACTATTATGGCCTATACGGGTATTTGTGCTCCAACTAACTTACAAACCAATTCGGATGATTATTTTCATATAAATTCTATTTTAGAAATGCGTGACTATTTAATTAATTCTCCATATGGAAATAGTTGCGGTGCAGGCTTTACACCGGATGAATCACTTAATCAACCACCAGTCGTTGATGCTGGCGTTAATTTTACCATACCTGTAAATACACCTTTTACCTTAACTGCTACTGCCAGTGATGATAATAATGTCTTAACTTATGCTTGGGAGCAATACGATTTAGGTACAGCATCTTTTGATCCAGAAACTATGATTGATAATGGTGACAGGCCAATATTCAGGTCTTTTAAACCTACCACTAACCCTGCACGAACGTTTCCACAATTGGCTAGTGTGTTAAGTGGTGAATTAGTTATTGGTGAAAATTACCCAACCACAACAAGAACATTGAATTTTAAAGTAACGGCTCGTGATGAGCAAGGTGGGGTAGCTGTAGATGCAACTTTAGTAAATGTATTGGCAAATGCTGGTCCCTTTGTACTTACCGAGCCGGCGAATAATGATTATTGGTCAGAGCAAGCACAAAGTCTAGTCCGTTGGGATGTGGCCAATACTGAGGATATTAATGGCGTAAATTGCCAATATGTAGACATTGAATTTTCTGCCAATGGTGGCCAGAGCTTTGATTTTATCTTGGCTACAGAAACTGAAAATGATGGTGAACAGCTAATTAATACGCCTGTCGTTAATAGTAAAACCTCTCGATTAAAAATTACTTGTACGGATAATGTATTTTTTGCCCTGTCGACGAGTGACTTTCAAGTATTCAATTCAACCGCTGAAAATATCGCTCCTGAGATTGTTGCTCAATACCCTTTAGAAGTATACGAAGACAATGAACTTACAATATCGTTAACAGACTTGGTAGTTGTTGATGCAGACAATAAATTTCCTGAACAGTTTAGCTTGTCGATCACCGCATCTGAGCACTATCACGTTTTAGAAAATACCATTATTGTTGATGAAAATTTCAATGGGGAGTTAGGCGTACCGGTAACGGTTAATGACGGTGAAGACGATAGTAATTCTTTTATGCTTACTGTTACTGTGTTGGCCGTTAATGATGTTCCCGTTGCTGTAGATGATACCTTTACTGTTCCTTATCAAAGTGCGTCTTCTTTGCTAGACGTTTTAGTTAATGATAGTGACGTAGATATTAATGATAGCTTATCTATTGCCAGTGTTACTTATAACGGCCAAGGCGCAGTGACAATAAATAATAATCAATTAAGTTATACGCCGCCAACAAAATATAGTGGCTCTGAAATGTTAACGTACCAAGTAGCTGACTCTCTTGGAGCTCGTACTAGTGCGCAAGTGACAATTACCGTTGAGCCGAAACACAATTCAGGCTCTAGTGGCGGAACATTAGCTTGGCTCAACCTATATGCTTTTATGCTTCTTTGTTGGCGAGTTAAATCTTCATCATTAAAAAATTAA
- a CDS encoding DUF599 domain-containing protein, which produces MSLTVFDFIALTLFFTCWIGYTQFARIKAKNTACLSRVLHQHRILWMRQILDNDVRVSHAALLSNLDRHVAFFASTTLLILAGVLTLFTQVDNVNEVLSSIPIATERNHVAIQIKLSLLGMIFVMAFFQFTWSMRQYGFLNILIGAAPVAEQTTNPALLDYAKQMGVVQDQAGHAYNYGLRSYYFSLAALSWFFHPLMFIVSSLAVVYVLFYREFKSKALRAIILAIKDLESEDI; this is translated from the coding sequence GTGTCATTAACCGTTTTTGATTTTATTGCCTTAACACTATTTTTTACCTGTTGGATTGGTTATACCCAGTTTGCTCGTATTAAAGCAAAAAATACCGCTTGTTTGTCGAGAGTCCTACATCAGCATAGAATTTTATGGATGCGACAAATTCTTGATAATGATGTACGTGTTTCACATGCAGCGTTACTGTCAAATTTAGATCGCCATGTCGCCTTCTTCGCCTCAACAACGTTATTGATATTAGCTGGTGTGTTAACACTGTTTACTCAGGTAGACAATGTTAATGAAGTTTTATCATCAATTCCAATTGCCACTGAACGCAATCATGTCGCTATTCAAATTAAACTTAGTTTACTAGGTATGATATTTGTTATGGCATTTTTTCAATTTACCTGGTCAATGCGTCAGTACGGTTTTTTAAACATATTGATAGGTGCGGCCCCCGTGGCGGAACAAACCACAAATCCAGCGTTACTTGATTACGCCAAGCAAATGGGCGTAGTGCAAGACCAAGCAGGGCACGCCTATAACTATGGTTTACGCTCGTACTATTTTTCGTTAGCCGCGCTAAGTTGGTTTTTTCATCCGCTCATGTTTATTGTTTCAAGCCTTGCTGTAGTTTATGTATTGTTTTACCGAGAGTTTAAATCAAAGGCTTTGCGGGCAATAATCCTAGCGATCAAAGATTTAGAGTCTGAGGACATATGA
- a CDS encoding AraC family transcriptional regulator, with protein MANISPTSFYGNAATISQALNASDVDTNILLLQAGINIKEYKHGINRVPYDLMGKFIELGISATDPSLSLKSCEFLSPASYHALGVGLLYSDNLRSFCQRYQRYFALISTLLTVEYHESGGKAWLSSNELDNGSQVVKNFDSDCFAAITVKFIRMIRGPEYTPKKISLIWTPSDDIIQRYHDYFRCEIEFSAKQTAVCLEVSELDKELPASNRELARESDKTVTEFLEKTAKVDLKSRVMAKLIEFLPSGNCSRERVAMSLHMTASTFHNKLKKEGTNYQDLLDQIRKELAEQYIGKDGMSMAEATYLLGFTDCSNFSRAFKRWVGMSPRDYRSSLDNS; from the coding sequence ATGGCAAATATTTCTCCAACTAGTTTTTATGGCAATGCTGCCACCATATCGCAGGCGTTAAATGCATCTGATGTGGATACCAACATCTTGTTATTACAAGCTGGCATCAATATTAAAGAGTACAAACATGGTATCAATCGGGTTCCTTATGATTTAATGGGGAAGTTTATTGAACTGGGAATTTCAGCAACTGATCCAAGCCTAAGTTTAAAAAGCTGCGAATTTTTAAGCCCAGCCAGCTACCATGCACTGGGCGTTGGTTTATTATATAGCGATAACCTCCGCTCATTTTGTCAGCGTTATCAGCGTTATTTTGCATTAATCAGTACGTTATTAACTGTTGAGTATCATGAATCTGGAGGCAAGGCTTGGTTAAGCAGTAACGAGTTGGATAACGGCTCACAAGTAGTTAAAAACTTTGATTCTGATTGTTTTGCGGCGATCACAGTAAAGTTTATTCGAATGATCCGCGGCCCTGAGTATACCCCTAAAAAGATTAGTCTGATCTGGACACCAAGTGATGATATTATTCAAAGATATCATGATTATTTTCGTTGTGAAATTGAGTTCTCTGCCAAACAAACCGCAGTCTGTCTAGAAGTATCTGAACTCGATAAAGAATTACCTGCTTCTAACCGTGAACTTGCTCGCGAGAGCGATAAAACCGTTACTGAATTTTTAGAGAAAACCGCCAAGGTAGATTTAAAATCTCGGGTAATGGCTAAACTTATCGAGTTTCTCCCATCGGGTAATTGTTCACGAGAACGAGTGGCAATGTCATTACATATGACCGCAAGTACTTTTCATAACAAATTAAAGAAAGAAGGCACTAACTATCAAGATTTACTTGATCAAATTCGCAAAGAATTAGCTGAGCAATACATTGGCAAAGATGGCATGTCGATGGCAGAAGCCACTTATTTATTAGGCTTTACCGACTGCAGTAACTTCTCTCGCGCATTTAAACGTTGGGTAGGTATGTCACCTAGAGATTACCGAAGCTCACTGGATAATAGTTAA
- a CDS encoding MFS transporter translates to MNAEVGALERIQQEPMKIGQWYVVAICIGILALDGYDVLAIAFAAPGMTAEWGLSKAVLGIILPLELVGMALGSIVMGALADTRGRRPTMLLGLIILTIGMAIAGLAPNVWVLGASRVFTGIGIGGLLAAATATSSDYCNNKNRSLAVTLVAGGFAFGVYLGATFLAPLLKQYDWRVTFYLGAVISFLFIPLVYLLVPETVSFLERKRPAGALELIQKIMRRLGHSVPETLKSQEQQKIEPVGAKNLFKGGLAVTTGILLFAYFGNIGTYYYFVKWLPTIVSDLGHSASEATKVLGVISLGGVVGSIGMGIIARFLPIRVLMVTCLIFAAIGVGLFPYFTDTLASMKQIGFFTGTFIFAAISGFFGLFSSSFPSSLLGSGSGLVLGIGRGGAVLGPMIPGFLFAAGIPLTNVALMMAAGSFLAGITVMFLHQQKDK, encoded by the coding sequence ATGAATGCAGAAGTAGGAGCGCTTGAAAGAATTCAACAGGAGCCAATGAAAATAGGGCAATGGTATGTTGTCGCTATCTGTATCGGTATATTAGCCCTTGATGGCTACGATGTTTTGGCTATAGCTTTTGCCGCACCTGGTATGACTGCCGAGTGGGGACTTTCTAAAGCCGTGTTAGGGATAATCTTGCCGTTAGAACTTGTAGGTATGGCATTGGGCTCAATTGTAATGGGGGCGTTGGCCGATACGCGTGGACGTAGACCAACAATGTTGCTCGGCCTAATCATTCTGACTATAGGCATGGCAATTGCTGGTTTAGCGCCTAATGTATGGGTATTGGGGGCATCTCGTGTATTTACCGGTATAGGTATTGGTGGATTACTTGCAGCGGCGACGGCGACATCAAGTGATTACTGCAACAATAAAAACAGATCTCTTGCGGTAACCTTGGTCGCAGGTGGTTTTGCCTTTGGTGTTTATTTAGGCGCTACGTTTCTGGCACCATTGCTTAAACAGTACGATTGGCGTGTGACCTTTTATTTGGGCGCTGTTATTAGTTTTCTCTTCATTCCACTGGTGTATTTGTTAGTTCCAGAAACGGTTTCTTTCCTTGAGCGTAAACGCCCAGCAGGAGCCCTAGAACTTATACAAAAAATTATGCGCCGTCTGGGTCATTCCGTACCTGAAACATTAAAGTCGCAAGAACAACAAAAAATTGAACCTGTTGGCGCTAAAAATTTATTTAAAGGTGGTCTAGCTGTCACTACAGGTATTCTTCTATTCGCCTATTTTGGAAATATTGGTACTTATTATTATTTTGTTAAATGGTTACCAACGATTGTTTCAGACCTTGGACATTCTGCTTCAGAAGCGACTAAAGTTTTAGGTGTTATCAGTTTAGGTGGTGTTGTCGGCTCTATCGGTATGGGGATTATTGCACGATTTTTGCCTATTAGAGTATTGATGGTTACTTGTCTTATTTTTGCCGCAATCGGCGTAGGACTTTTTCCATATTTCACCGACACATTAGCGAGCATGAAACAAATTGGCTTCTTTACTGGGACCTTTATATTTGCCGCCATCTCTGGTTTCTTTGGACTGTTTTCCTCATCTTTTCCTTCGTCACTGCTGGGGTCTGGCTCTGGACTTGTTCTTGGCATTGGTCGCGGTGGTGCAGTACTTGGTCCGATGATACCAGGGTTTCTATTTGCCGCCGGTATTCCGTTAACCAATGTCGCACTTATGATGGCCGCGGGCTCCTTTCTGGCGGGCATAACCGTTATGTTTTTGCATCAACAAAAAGACAAATAA
- a CDS encoding DUF2919 family protein: protein MHPLANYSIKDFDKHNCLKLSFIFYFILAFLLRGYVVGILSLSNLRDKLSLIQWVYSDSSLFYLSLATGIPGILLLIVIFARKPNASKWLQTLWNKFLMYSCIAVSLDLGFYWGQHLLFGQGKLNWLITQTVVGIGLLLLAKSSKRVQINLSEFPEEIDDTPRKVRPDQAK from the coding sequence GTGCACCCGTTAGCAAATTATTCAATCAAAGATTTTGACAAACATAACTGTTTAAAACTGTCTTTTATATTTTATTTTATTTTGGCCTTTTTATTACGAGGCTATGTTGTGGGTATTTTATCATTAAGTAATTTACGCGATAAGTTAAGTTTAATTCAGTGGGTCTATTCAGATTCGAGCCTATTTTATTTAAGTTTAGCCACAGGTATCCCTGGTATTTTACTGTTAATTGTTATTTTTGCGCGAAAACCTAATGCCAGTAAGTGGCTGCAAACATTATGGAATAAGTTTCTAATGTATAGCTGTATAGCTGTGAGTTTGGATTTAGGCTTTTACTGGGGACAACACTTGCTGTTTGGCCAAGGGAAACTGAATTGGTTAATTACCCAAACCGTTGTTGGTATAGGCTTGTTGTTACTGGCAAAGAGTAGTAAACGAGTACAAATCAATTTATCTGAATTTCCAGAAGAGATTGATGACACGCCACGAAAAGTTAGACCTGATCAAGCTAAATAG
- a CDS encoding GFA family protein, translating to MIRTLQGGCHCKKVRFAIEVVDTPYITECNCSMCTITGFIHLIVPSNKFTLLTDQSELSCYQFNTKVAKHYFCKTCGVKSFYIPRSNPDGYSVNAKCLDTDEWQQWPVENFDGQNWEDNADTLAHLSKPDI from the coding sequence ATGATAAGAACATTACAAGGTGGTTGTCATTGTAAAAAGGTGCGTTTTGCCATAGAGGTAGTAGATACGCCCTATATTACCGAGTGTAATTGTTCAATGTGTACGATTACAGGGTTTATTCATTTAATTGTACCAAGTAATAAATTTACTCTGCTGACTGATCAAAGTGAATTAAGCTGTTATCAATTCAATACAAAAGTGGCGAAGCATTATTTTTGTAAAACGTGCGGAGTTAAATCATTTTATATTCCGCGCTCGAATCCTGATGGCTATAGTGTTAACGCTAAATGTTTAGACACAGACGAATGGCAGCAATGGCCGGTAGAAAACTTTGATGGACAAAATTGGGAAGATAATGCTGATACTTTAGCTCACCTTTCAAAACCTGATATCTAG